One Eulemur rufifrons isolate Redbay chromosome 12, OSU_ERuf_1, whole genome shotgun sequence genomic window carries:
- the DEFB130B gene encoding beta-defensin 130B — protein sequence MRLHSLLSVFLLFVTIISEGKTGVIPGLKQCVILKGVCKDGGCTSLDDTIGVCNYEKKCCRRWWVLNPYPTPVPKGKSP from the exons ATGAGACTCCATTCcctcctttctgttttcctcctCTTTGTGACTATAATATCAGAAG GAAAGACTGGCGTTATTCCAGGGCTAAAACAGTGTGTTATTTTGAAAGGAGTGTGCAAAGATGGAGGATGTACCAGCCTGGATGATACCATTGGTGTatgtaattatgaaaaaaaatgttgtagAAGGTGGTGGGTATTGAATCCTTATCCAACACCGGTTCCCAAAGGAAAGTCTCCTTAG